The following proteins are encoded in a genomic region of Pleomorphomonas sp. T1.2MG-36:
- a CDS encoding aromatic amino acid lyase, producing the protein MSELSSPDFADETSTGLAVLEAVAAGMGAVVLDGKPLHFTALRRLSAGTDVVVIDEAALAAAAAARAAFEAALASGALVYGANTGVGAMKDWTPSPQDLARFNADLVIAHSFGIGTPLPIPVTRLAMAIRANTMLAGHTGSTPALARQLVAWLNAGLTPVLRPVGSMGTGDIGLMGQVGAALAGEGEVLLAGETMPAREAIARAGLGSFECGVKDSLAALSSNAAGVALAASAIGRAAGTLRTLMATGLTAASAAGSLPAPALAATVLGTPRQAEIGHWIDTARTEAAIPPGNRVHDPLSLRMMPQVFAAAIDAVEATGRAAVADTAKNDDNPVVVDGAVLSSGGSLPLDLTLAVEGTTLALAHLARNAMNRCILIANGRLIGLPVNLVAPGTTRTGFGPVLKLAAELFARVRHLAIPVSTEPVVVADGLEDEATFLPLAVENLSGALDALDMLAALEALIAAAAFDVAGLRPEGLAGRVHATVRRFAAPHDRDRPLSREIEAIAADLASTARIAELGKAAPLPGFDNFFAIFDSA; encoded by the coding sequence GTGTCAGAATTGTCCTCCCCCGATTTCGCAGACGAAACGTCGACGGGCCTCGCCGTCCTGGAAGCCGTGGCGGCGGGAATGGGCGCCGTCGTGCTCGATGGCAAGCCGCTGCATTTCACCGCCCTGAGGCGTCTGTCGGCCGGAACCGACGTCGTGGTGATCGACGAGGCGGCCCTGGCCGCCGCCGCCGCCGCCCGTGCGGCCTTCGAGGCGGCGCTTGCCTCCGGAGCGCTCGTCTACGGCGCCAACACTGGCGTCGGGGCCATGAAGGATTGGACGCCGTCGCCGCAGGACCTTGCCCGCTTCAACGCCGACCTCGTCATCGCCCATTCGTTCGGCATCGGCACGCCGCTGCCCATCCCGGTCACCCGTCTTGCCATGGCGATCCGCGCCAACACCATGCTCGCCGGTCACACCGGTTCGACGCCGGCCCTCGCCCGCCAGCTGGTCGCCTGGCTCAACGCCGGCCTGACGCCGGTGCTGCGGCCGGTCGGCTCCATGGGGACCGGCGACATCGGCCTGATGGGACAGGTGGGAGCCGCGTTGGCCGGCGAAGGCGAGGTCCTATTGGCCGGTGAGACGATGCCCGCGCGCGAAGCGATCGCCCGGGCCGGCCTTGGTTCCTTCGAGTGCGGCGTGAAGGACAGTCTGGCCGCCCTGAGCTCCAACGCCGCCGGCGTGGCACTTGCCGCCTCCGCCATCGGCCGCGCCGCCGGCACGCTGCGCACGCTGATGGCCACCGGCCTCACCGCCGCCTCGGCTGCCGGCTCCCTGCCGGCGCCGGCACTGGCCGCCACCGTTCTCGGCACGCCGCGTCAGGCGGAGATCGGCCACTGGATCGACACCGCCCGCACGGAAGCGGCCATCCCGCCCGGCAATCGCGTCCACGATCCGCTCAGCCTGCGCATGATGCCGCAAGTGTTTGCCGCCGCCATCGACGCCGTCGAGGCCACCGGCCGCGCAGCTGTCGCCGACACCGCCAAGAACGACGACAACCCCGTGGTCGTCGATGGCGCCGTCCTGTCGTCCGGCGGTTCGCTGCCGCTCGACCTGACGCTCGCCGTCGAGGGCACAACGCTGGCGCTAGCCCATCTGGCGCGCAACGCCATGAACCGCTGCATCCTGATCGCCAACGGCCGCCTGATCGGCTTGCCGGTCAATCTGGTGGCGCCCGGCACGACGAGGACCGGCTTCGGGCCGGTGCTGAAGCTCGCCGCCGAACTGTTCGCCCGCGTCCGCCATCTCGCCATACCGGTTTCGACGGAACCGGTCGTGGTGGCCGACGGTTTGGAGGACGAGGCGACCTTCCTGCCGCTGGCCGTGGAGAACCTGTCGGGTGCGCTCGACGCGCTCGACATGCTGGCCGCGCTGGAAGCGTTGATCGCCGCCGCCGCCTTCGACGTGGCCGGCCTCCGGCCCGAGGGCCTCGCCGGCCGCGTCCATGCCACCGTTCGCCGCTTCGCAGCGCCGCACGACCGAGACCGCCCGCTGTCGCGCGAGATCGAGGCGATCGCCGCCGACCTCGCTTCCACGGCGCGGATCGCCGAGTTGGGGAAGGCGGCGCCACTGCCAGGATTCGACAATTTTTTTGCTATTTTCGACAGCGCCTGA
- the osmF gene encoding glycine betaine ABC transporter substrate-binding protein OsmF has translation MTQLKYATAVLALGLLAGTADAKVVVSSKIDTEGGVLGNIILLALQNSGIEVEDRIQLGGTPVVRQAITAGEIDIYPEYTGNAAFFFNKADDPLWKDAAKAYEEAKKLDYDANKIVWLTPSPANNTWAIALRKDVADKAGVKSLSDFGAWVAKGGEVKLAGSAEFVNSASALPSFQTTYGFKLTPEQLIVLSGGDTAATIKAAADQTNGANAAMVYGTDGAIAPSGLLVLDDDKAVQPVYQPTAIVREEVLKANPTIADTLKPIFESLDLVTLQDLNARVQIGGEPAKAVAEDYLKTKGFLK, from the coding sequence ATGACCCAGTTGAAATACGCTACCGCCGTGCTTGCCCTTGGCCTTCTCGCCGGCACCGCCGACGCCAAGGTCGTGGTGTCCTCGAAGATCGACACCGAGGGCGGTGTCCTCGGCAACATCATCCTGCTCGCGCTTCAGAATTCCGGCATCGAGGTCGAGGACCGCATCCAGCTCGGCGGAACGCCGGTGGTGCGCCAGGCGATCACCGCCGGCGAGATCGACATCTATCCCGAGTACACCGGCAACGCCGCCTTCTTCTTCAACAAGGCCGACGATCCGCTGTGGAAGGATGCCGCCAAGGCCTACGAGGAAGCCAAGAAGCTCGACTACGACGCCAACAAGATCGTCTGGCTGACGCCGTCGCCGGCCAACAACACCTGGGCCATCGCCCTGCGCAAGGACGTGGCCGACAAGGCCGGCGTCAAGTCGCTCAGCGATTTCGGTGCCTGGGTCGCCAAGGGCGGCGAAGTGAAGCTGGCCGGCTCGGCCGAGTTCGTCAATTCGGCCTCCGCGTTGCCCTCGTTCCAGACCACCTACGGCTTCAAGCTGACGCCCGAGCAGCTGATCGTGCTGTCCGGCGGCGACACGGCGGCCACCATCAAGGCGGCGGCCGACCAGACCAACGGCGCCAATGCCGCCATGGTCTACGGCACGGACGGCGCCATCGCCCCCTCGGGCCTCCTAGTGCTCGACGACGACAAGGCGGTGCAGCCGGTCTACCAGCCGACCGCCATCGTCCGCGAAGAGGTGCTGAAGGCCAACCCGACGATCGCCGACACGCTGAAGCCGATCTTCGAAAGCCTCGACCTTGTGACGCTGCAGGACCTCAACGCCCGCGTCCAGATCGGCGGCGAGCCGGCCAAGGCGGTTGCCGAGGACTATCTGAAGACCAAGGGCTTCCTCAAGTAA
- a CDS encoding ABC transporter permease, with translation MTTLSDAGTDGAAAPRVDRLGVVIAILVAVTLALPFATFRATRIASGTGLRLFDALPPMEAAAVTAVLVAALVTAVASRSPVFRLVLGALAIGALALSVGAAGTHLTPTDNPYARIAPASGFWVGVFATAMLVTDAMVRLKLGPVGRLVALVATAALIVALLASGAWSHLSLIAEYRNRADVFWREAINHVVLAAGSLAAAVAIGLPLGVLAYQVRAVRDPMINVLNIIQTIPSMALFGILIAPLGWIAANVPGAHAIGIRGIGTAPAFLALFLYSLLPMVANTVVGLSGVSRAVVDAARGMGLTDRQRLLQVEMPLALPVVLTGIRIVLVQNIGLATVAALIGGGGFGVFLFQGLGQTATDLILLGALPPVALAFAAAVVLDAVIEISGKGKA, from the coding sequence ATGACGACGCTTTCAGATGCCGGAACGGACGGAGCCGCCGCGCCGCGGGTCGACCGTCTCGGCGTCGTCATCGCCATCCTGGTGGCCGTGACGCTGGCACTGCCCTTTGCCACCTTCCGGGCGACCCGCATCGCCTCGGGAACCGGCCTCCGGCTGTTCGACGCGCTGCCGCCGATGGAGGCCGCCGCGGTCACCGCCGTTCTCGTCGCCGCGCTGGTCACGGCCGTGGCGAGCCGCAGCCCGGTGTTCCGCCTCGTCCTCGGCGCGCTGGCCATCGGCGCCCTCGCCCTCAGCGTCGGCGCCGCCGGCACGCACCTGACGCCGACCGACAACCCCTATGCCCGCATCGCGCCGGCCAGCGGCTTCTGGGTCGGGGTGTTCGCCACCGCCATGCTGGTCACCGACGCCATGGTGCGGCTGAAGCTCGGCCCAGTCGGCCGGCTGGTCGCGCTGGTCGCCACGGCGGCGCTGATCGTCGCCCTGCTCGCCTCCGGCGCCTGGAGCCACCTGTCGCTCATCGCCGAATACCGCAACCGCGCCGACGTGTTCTGGCGCGAGGCGATCAACCACGTGGTGCTCGCCGCCGGCTCGCTGGCCGCCGCCGTCGCCATCGGTCTGCCGCTCGGCGTCCTCGCCTATCAGGTCCGCGCCGTCCGCGACCCGATGATCAACGTCCTCAACATCATCCAGACCATTCCGTCGATGGCGCTGTTCGGCATCCTGATCGCCCCGCTCGGCTGGATCGCCGCCAACGTGCCGGGCGCGCATGCCATCGGCATTCGCGGCATCGGCACGGCGCCGGCCTTCCTGGCGCTGTTCCTCTATTCGCTGCTGCCGATGGTCGCCAACACCGTGGTCGGCCTGTCCGGGGTGTCGCGCGCCGTGGTCGACGCCGCGCGCGGCATGGGGCTCACCGACCGGCAGCGCCTCCTCCAGGTGGAAATGCCGCTGGCGCTGCCGGTCGTTCTCACCGGCATCCGCATCGTCCTCGTCCAGAACATCGGCCTTGCCACGGTGGCGGCGCTGATCGGCGGCGGCGGCTTCGGCGTCTTCCTGTTCCAGGGGCTAGGCCAGACGGCCACCGACCTCATCCTGCTCGGCGCGCTGCCGCCGGTGGCGCTGGCTTTCGCCGCCGCCGTCGTGCTCGACGCCGTCATCGAGATTTCCGGCAAGGGTAAGGCATGA
- a CDS encoding ABC transporter ATP-binding protein, whose product MIELSHLTKVYGDIPVVNDVHMEIESGTITVIVGTSGSGKSTLLRMVNRLIEPTEGRVFIEGNDVSMMPAHELRRSIGYAIQNHGLFPHWTVARNIATVPMLLGWDRKTVAARVEELMELFQLDHAQFAGRYPHELSGGQQQRVGVARALAAKPALLLMDEPFGALDPIIRAKAQSDLKAIQRRTGTTILLVTHDMAEAVHLGDRIAVMDGGRLKQYAPAADILARPADAFVDDLIGSLDRPFHYLTLGTVGAAVEPGEADGAPLAADASLYEGLGVLLWSGRKTAPVVDAAGAPIGRVSLDSIAGRAARPR is encoded by the coding sequence ATGATCGAACTCAGCCATCTCACCAAGGTCTATGGCGACATCCCCGTCGTCAACGACGTCCACATGGAGATCGAGTCCGGCACGATCACCGTCATCGTCGGCACCTCCGGCTCGGGCAAGTCGACGCTCTTGCGCATGGTCAACCGGCTGATCGAGCCGACCGAGGGCCGCGTCTTCATCGAAGGCAACGACGTGTCGATGATGCCGGCGCACGAACTCCGGCGCTCGATCGGCTACGCCATCCAGAACCACGGCCTGTTTCCGCACTGGACCGTCGCCCGCAACATCGCCACCGTGCCGATGCTGCTCGGCTGGGACCGCAAGACGGTGGCCGCCCGCGTCGAGGAACTGATGGAGCTGTTCCAGCTCGATCACGCCCAGTTCGCCGGCCGCTATCCGCACGAACTGTCCGGCGGCCAGCAGCAGCGCGTCGGCGTCGCCCGCGCGCTGGCGGCCAAGCCCGCCCTCCTGCTGATGGACGAGCCGTTCGGGGCCCTCGATCCGATCATCCGCGCCAAGGCGCAGTCCGACCTCAAGGCCATCCAGCGGCGCACCGGCACCACCATACTGCTGGTCACCCACGACATGGCCGAGGCGGTCCATCTCGGCGACCGCATCGCCGTCATGGACGGTGGCCGCCTCAAGCAATATGCGCCGGCCGCCGACATTCTGGCCCGACCGGCCGATGCCTTCGTCGACGACCTGATCGGCTCCCTCGACCGCCCCTTCCATTACCTGACGCTCGGCACGGTCGGTGCGGCGGTCGAACCCGGCGAGGCGGACGGTGCACCGCTTGCCGCCGATGCCAGCCTCTACGAGGGCCTCGGCGTGCTGCTCTGGTCCGGCCGCAAGACGGCGCCGGTGGTCGACGCCGCCGGAGCGCCGATCGGCCGCGTCAGTCTCGACAGCATTGCCGGCCGGGCGGCGCGGCCCAGATGA
- a CDS encoding ABC transporter permease — protein MIRPGTLLRLIVFLTLITFLAAPDRFAGLLAPLTNNGAPPIYNQGSLIDLTLSHLLTVAVSTLAAAVVAVGLAIFVTRPAGAEFLALSRAVVNIGQTFPPVAVLALSVPAMGFGEAPTRMALFLYGLLPIFENTLVGLSTLPPAVVEAASAMGMTNRQRLLKVELPLAMPLIVEGIRLSAVIGLATATIGSTVAAKGLGEVIVAGLLSNNLAFIVQGGVITGVLAVLISDGFQAVARQAAKRRGARPQTET, from the coding sequence ATGATCCGCCCCGGCACCCTCCTGCGGCTGATCGTCTTCCTGACGCTCATCACCTTTCTCGCGGCGCCGGATCGCTTTGCCGGCCTGCTGGCGCCGCTGACCAACAACGGCGCACCGCCGATCTACAATCAGGGCAGCCTGATCGACCTGACGTTGTCGCATCTGCTCACCGTCGCCGTGTCGACGCTGGCCGCCGCCGTGGTCGCCGTCGGGCTCGCCATCTTCGTGACGAGGCCGGCCGGCGCCGAGTTCCTCGCCCTGTCGCGCGCCGTCGTCAACATCGGCCAGACCTTCCCGCCGGTGGCGGTGCTGGCGCTTTCGGTACCAGCCATGGGCTTCGGCGAGGCGCCGACCCGCATGGCGCTGTTCCTCTACGGCCTGCTGCCGATCTTCGAGAACACGCTGGTCGGCCTGTCGACGCTGCCGCCGGCCGTCGTCGAGGCCGCCTCGGCCATGGGCATGACGAACCGCCAGCGCCTTCTGAAGGTCGAGCTGCCGCTCGCCATGCCGCTGATCGTCGAGGGCATCCGGCTGTCGGCCGTCATCGGCCTGGCCACGGCGACCATCGGCTCGACGGTGGCCGCCAAGGGGCTCGGCGAGGTGATCGTCGCCGGCCTGTTGTCCAACAATCTCGCCTTCATCGTCCAGGGCGGCGTCATCACCGGCGTCCTGGCCGTGCTGATTTCCGACGGCTTTCAGGCCGTGGCGCGCCAAGCGGCAAAGCGGCGCGGCGCCCGGCCGCAGACGGAGACCTGA
- a CDS encoding dihydroorotase: protein MSDFDLVLAGTLVLPDELVPRGFVAVSGGKVAMIGRGVAPSARTRHDLGDALILPGAIDAQVHSLSQKGQEDFVWSTRAAAAGGVTTIVDMPYDEGDVVNSADAVKRKVAHAESQARVDFALHGTIDPAEGASRIAEMIEAGVAAFKFSTFGTHPTRFPRIPPQMLHDAFAAIAPYGLVAGVHNENHEAVEAHMAKVKAAGITDWRAHGLSRPPITETLAMAEIYEIGASTGCDAHVVHCSVGRGYELAARYRAEGHMATAEACIHYLTLDEEHDVARLGGRAKINPPIRPRAEVETLWRHVAAGNVWLVSTDHVAWSEERKTDPDMLKNASGAPGLEAMIPLFVKGALERGVPLTWAAKLMAENPARHFRIDHVKGALAVGRDADIVVMTPEPYVYDAAASGNTVVGWSPYNGMRLPWRVAATYNRGDEVYAGGKVLAEPGRGRFVRPPVTRPISP from the coding sequence ATGTCCGATTTCGACCTCGTCCTCGCCGGCACGCTGGTTCTGCCGGACGAGCTGGTGCCGCGCGGCTTCGTCGCCGTTTCGGGCGGCAAGGTGGCGATGATCGGCCGCGGCGTCGCCCCCTCGGCCCGCACCCGCCACGACCTCGGCGACGCTCTGATCCTGCCCGGCGCCATCGACGCCCAGGTGCATTCGCTCAGCCAGAAGGGCCAGGAGGACTTCGTCTGGTCGACGCGGGCGGCGGCAGCCGGCGGCGTCACCACCATCGTCGACATGCCCTATGACGAGGGCGACGTGGTCAACTCCGCCGACGCGGTGAAGCGCAAGGTCGCCCATGCCGAGAGCCAAGCGCGCGTCGACTTCGCCCTGCATGGCACCATCGACCCGGCCGAGGGAGCAAGCCGCATTGCCGAGATGATCGAGGCCGGCGTTGCCGCCTTCAAGTTCTCGACCTTCGGCACCCACCCGACGCGCTTTCCCCGCATCCCGCCGCAGATGCTCCACGACGCCTTCGCCGCCATCGCGCCTTACGGACTGGTGGCCGGCGTTCACAACGAGAACCACGAGGCGGTCGAGGCGCACATGGCCAAGGTGAAGGCGGCCGGCATCACCGACTGGCGCGCCCACGGCCTGTCCCGCCCGCCGATCACCGAAACGCTGGCCATGGCCGAGATCTACGAGATCGGCGCCAGCACGGGCTGCGACGCCCACGTCGTCCACTGCTCGGTGGGGCGCGGCTACGAGCTGGCCGCCCGCTATCGCGCCGAAGGCCACATGGCCACCGCCGAGGCCTGCATCCACTACCTGACGCTCGACGAGGAGCACGACGTCGCCCGGCTCGGCGGCAGGGCCAAGATCAACCCGCCGATCCGGCCGCGCGCCGAGGTGGAGACGCTGTGGCGCCACGTCGCCGCCGGCAACGTCTGGCTGGTGTCCACCGACCACGTCGCCTGGTCGGAGGAGCGCAAGACCGACCCGGACATGCTGAAGAACGCGTCCGGCGCCCCCGGCCTCGAAGCGATGATCCCGCTGTTCGTCAAGGGCGCGCTCGAACGTGGCGTGCCGCTGACCTGGGCGGCGAAGCTGATGGCCGAGAACCCGGCCCGCCATTTCCGCATCGACCACGTCAAGGGCGCGCTCGCCGTCGGCCGCGATGCCGACATCGTGGTGATGACGCCCGAGCCCTACGTCTACGACGCCGCCGCGAGCGGCAACACGGTGGTCGGCTGGTCGCCCTACAACGGCATGCGCCTGCCCTGGCGCGTCGCCGCCACCTACAATCGAGGCGATGAGGTCTATGCCGGCGGCAAGGTGCTGGCCGAGCCCGGCCGTGGCCGCTTCGTCCGCCCGCCAGTCACCCGGCCGATTTCGCCATGA
- a CDS encoding Zn-dependent hydrolase, which produces MTNRLARADRIAADIDALAALTDPDRPWTRRAFTPRFLDGRAYMAKAMADAGLDVRIDTAGNMIGRRPGRVPGKGVLAVGSHSDTVPDGGRFDGIAGVVAGLEIARALRERGIELDHDFEVVDCLAEEVSIFGVSCVGSRAIAGVLPEDWLVRTADSLTLAEGIRGVGGDPARLAEAKRSDIAAFLELHIEQGPVLEAGRLDVGIVTAIAGITRVEIAVAGRADHAGTTPMTTRADALVAAAELVIAIERLALERSLGEAHFAATVGEFSILPGAANVVPSSARLLIDARAERRADMEAFLADLAGLVADIAGRRGVAIAEPRRVSDNWPTPSDAGLLSLMETAADTAGATHRRMASGAGHDMAFFARIAPAAMLFVPCRDGRSHSPDEWAEAEAIALGTDVLIETIRRLDARQDTE; this is translated from the coding sequence ATGACCAACCGTCTCGCCCGCGCCGACCGCATCGCCGCCGACATCGACGCGCTGGCCGCGCTGACCGATCCCGATCGTCCCTGGACGCGCCGCGCCTTCACGCCGCGCTTCCTCGACGGGCGAGCCTACATGGCCAAGGCAATGGCGGACGCCGGGCTCGACGTCCGCATCGACACCGCCGGCAACATGATCGGACGCCGGCCGGGGCGGGTTCCCGGCAAAGGCGTCCTCGCCGTCGGCTCGCATTCCGACACGGTGCCGGACGGCGGCCGGTTCGACGGCATTGCCGGCGTGGTGGCCGGCCTGGAGATCGCCCGCGCCCTCCGGGAGCGCGGCATCGAACTCGACCACGATTTCGAGGTGGTCGACTGCCTCGCCGAGGAGGTGTCGATCTTCGGCGTCTCCTGCGTCGGCTCGCGGGCCATCGCCGGCGTGCTGCCGGAAGACTGGCTCGTCCGCACCGCCGACAGCCTCACCCTCGCCGAAGGCATCCGGGGCGTCGGCGGCGATCCCGCCCGCCTTGCCGAGGCGAAGCGGTCCGACATCGCCGCCTTCCTCGAACTGCACATAGAGCAGGGGCCGGTGCTGGAAGCCGGACGGCTCGACGTCGGCATCGTCACGGCCATCGCCGGCATCACCCGCGTCGAGATCGCCGTTGCCGGCCGGGCCGACCACGCCGGCACCACGCCGATGACCACCCGCGCCGACGCGCTGGTCGCCGCCGCCGAACTGGTGATCGCCATCGAACGGCTGGCGCTCGAACGGTCGCTGGGCGAGGCCCACTTCGCCGCCACCGTCGGCGAATTCTCCATCCTGCCCGGCGCCGCCAACGTGGTGCCGTCGTCCGCCCGACTGCTGATCGACGCCCGCGCCGAACGGCGCGCCGACATGGAGGCCTTCCTCGCCGATCTCGCGGGCCTCGTCGCCGACATCGCCGGCCGTCGCGGCGTGGCGATCGCCGAGCCGCGCCGGGTGTCCGACAACTGGCCGACGCCATCCGACGCGGGGCTGCTGTCACTCATGGAAACCGCCGCCGACACAGCGGGCGCCACCCACCGGCGCATGGCCTCCGGCGCCGGCCACGACATGGCGTTCTTCGCGCGCATCGCGCCGGCCGCCATGCTGTTCGTCCCCTGCCGGGACGGCCGCAGCCATTCCCCCGACGAATGGGCGGAGGCCGAGGCCATCGCCCTCGGCACCGACGTGCTGATCGAAACCATCCGGCGCCTCGATGCGCGCCAAGACACGGAGTGA
- a CDS encoding DUF917 domain-containing protein, translating to MGRILTLRDVEAAVRGGSVYAAGGGGWVDHGRMLGGAAVRMGKPELVSVDELAPEAIVATAAAIGAPAGTTPWEMQGVDYVKAAQLLQETLGKKIAGFMVGQNGRSSTLNGWLPAVTLGAKVVDAVGDIRAHPTGDMGSIGLAGSPAPTIQTAVGGNRADNRYIELVVRGATAKVSPILRTASDMSGGFIASCRAPVTAAYVKANAALGGISLALALGEAILDAEDKGGAAVIDAILKTTGGALLSEGRITKKAVVYTKEAFDIGTVTLESGKRATTLHIMNEYMAVDDAGGRRIATFPDVITTLNTNGEPLSVGQLEEGMTIFVLHVPKTLIPLGSSVLDPTVYPPVEKAMGIDIARYALGASV from the coding sequence ATGGGCCGCATTCTCACCCTCCGCGACGTCGAGGCCGCCGTGCGCGGCGGCTCCGTCTACGCCGCCGGCGGCGGCGGCTGGGTCGACCATGGCCGCATGCTCGGCGGCGCCGCCGTGCGCATGGGCAAGCCGGAGCTGGTCTCGGTCGACGAACTCGCCCCCGAGGCGATCGTCGCTACGGCGGCGGCCATCGGCGCGCCGGCCGGCACCACGCCCTGGGAGATGCAGGGCGTCGACTACGTCAAGGCCGCCCAACTGCTGCAGGAGACGCTCGGCAAGAAGATCGCCGGCTTCATGGTCGGCCAGAACGGCCGCTCGTCGACGCTGAACGGCTGGCTGCCGGCGGTGACGCTCGGCGCCAAGGTGGTCGACGCGGTCGGCGACATCCGGGCGCATCCGACCGGCGACATGGGCTCCATCGGCCTTGCCGGTTCGCCCGCGCCGACCATCCAGACCGCCGTCGGCGGCAACCGCGCCGACAATCGCTACATCGAGCTGGTCGTGCGCGGCGCCACCGCCAAGGTATCGCCGATCCTGCGCACCGCCTCCGACATGTCCGGCGGGTTCATCGCCTCCTGCCGCGCGCCCGTCACCGCCGCCTACGTCAAGGCCAACGCGGCGCTGGGCGGCATTTCCCTGGCGCTCGCCCTCGGCGAGGCCATCCTCGACGCCGAGGACAAGGGCGGCGCGGCGGTGATCGATGCCATCCTGAAGACCACCGGCGGCGCGCTGCTCTCCGAGGGCCGCATCACCAAAAAGGCGGTGGTCTACACCAAGGAAGCCTTCGACATCGGTACGGTGACGCTCGAAAGCGGCAAGCGGGCGACCACGCTGCACATCATGAACGAGTACATGGCGGTCGACGATGCCGGCGGCCGGCGCATCGCCACCTTCCCCGACGTCATCACCACGCTCAATACCAACGGCGAGCCGCTGTCGGTCGGCCAGCTCGAAGAGGGAATGACCATCTTCGTGCTGCACGTGCCGAAGACGCTGATCCCCCTGGGGTCCTCGGTGCTCGATCCCACCGTCTATCCGCCGGTGGAAAAGGCGATGGGCATCGACATCGCCCGCTACGCGCTCGGCGCATCGGTCTGA
- a CDS encoding urocanate hydratase, producing MANPRFPTPGGTTLRAKGWRQEALLRLLENVLSVGEDPDNLIVYASLGRAARNWAAHDRIVETLKTMDEDQTLLIQSGKPVGLLKTHPQAPLVIMANCNIVGQWAKAEVFYDLQEKGLICWGGLTAGAWQYIGSQGVIQGTYEIFMRIAEKRFGGTLAGRFVLTAGLGGMGGSQPLAGRMAGAAILCVDVDPERAEKRKAIGYLDVVAPDLDAALDMVLAAKAEGRALSVGLVANAADVYPEIVRRGIIPDVVTDQTAAHDLVYGYVPNTRTLAEARAMRKTDPASLMAESRAAIAVHVSAMLDFQKAGAEVFDNGNLIRTHARDGGVANAFDIPIFTEAYLRPLFSRAIGPFRWMALSGDPEDIRKIDDKVLELFPDDHIVGNWIRLARENVPFEGLPARIAWLGHGARTELALAVNAMVRDGTLRGPVAFSRDHLDAGAMAHPNIMTEKMKDGSDAIADWPLIDAMTLCSSMADLVVVHSGGGGYAGFMTSAGVTLVADGTDAADRRLDLSLTNDTSIGVIRYADAGYADAADEAERKAVGWLGL from the coding sequence ATGGCCAATCCCCGCTTTCCCACCCCCGGCGGCACCACGCTCCGCGCCAAGGGCTGGCGGCAGGAAGCGCTGCTGCGCCTCCTCGAAAACGTGCTGTCGGTCGGCGAAGACCCCGACAACCTGATCGTCTACGCCTCGCTCGGTCGCGCCGCCCGCAACTGGGCCGCCCACGACAGGATCGTCGAGACGCTGAAGACCATGGACGAGGACCAGACGCTGCTGATCCAGTCCGGCAAGCCGGTCGGGCTTCTGAAGACGCACCCGCAAGCGCCGCTGGTCATCATGGCCAACTGCAACATCGTCGGCCAGTGGGCAAAGGCCGAGGTGTTCTACGACCTTCAGGAAAAGGGCCTGATCTGCTGGGGCGGCCTGACGGCCGGCGCCTGGCAGTATATCGGCAGCCAGGGCGTCATCCAGGGCACCTACGAAATCTTCATGCGCATCGCCGAGAAGCGATTCGGCGGCACGCTCGCCGGCCGTTTCGTGCTGACCGCCGGCCTCGGCGGCATGGGCGGTTCGCAGCCGCTGGCCGGCCGCATGGCCGGCGCCGCCATCCTCTGCGTCGACGTCGATCCGGAGAGGGCCGAGAAGCGCAAGGCGATCGGCTATCTCGACGTGGTCGCCCCCGATCTCGACGCGGCGCTCGACATGGTGCTGGCGGCCAAGGCGGAGGGCCGGGCGCTGTCGGTCGGCCTCGTCGCCAACGCCGCCGACGTCTATCCGGAGATCGTCCGGCGCGGCATCATCCCCGACGTCGTCACCGACCAGACCGCCGCCCACGACCTCGTCTACGGCTACGTGCCCAACACCCGCACGCTTGCCGAGGCGCGGGCCATGCGCAAGACCGACCCGGCCAGCCTGATGGCCGAGAGCCGCGCCGCCATCGCCGTCCACGTCTCCGCCATGCTGGATTTCCAGAAGGCCGGCGCCGAGGTGTTCGACAACGGCAACCTGATCCGCACCCATGCCCGCGACGGCGGGGTAGCGAACGCCTTCGACATCCCGATCTTCACCGAGGCCTATCTCCGGCCGCTGTTCTCCCGTGCCATCGGACCGTTCCGCTGGATGGCGCTCAGCGGCGACCCCGAGGACATCCGCAAGATCGATGACAAGGTGCTGGAGCTGTTCCCCGACGACCACATCGTCGGCAACTGGATTCGCCTCGCCCGCGAGAACGTGCCCTTCGAGGGCCTGCCGGCCCGCATCGCCTGGCTTGGCCACGGCGCCCGCACCGAACTGGCGCTCGCCGTCAACGCCATGGTGAGGGACGGCACGCTCAGGGGGCCGGTCGCCTTCTCGCGCGATCATCTCGATGCCGGCGCCATGGCCCACCCCAACATCATGACCGAGAAGATGAAGGACGGCTCCGACGCCATCGCCGACTGGCCGCTCATCGACGCCATGACGCTCTGTTCGTCGATGGCCGACCTCGTGGTCGTCCATTCGGGCGGCGGCGGCTATGCCGGCTTCATGACCTCGGCCGGCGTGACGCTGGTCGCCGACGGCACCGACGCCGCCGATCGCCGCCTCGACCTGTCGCTCACCAACGACACGTCGATCGGCGTCATCCGCTATGCCGACGCCGGCTATGCCGATGCGGCGGACGAAGCGGAGAGGAAGGCGGTCGGCTGGTTGGGGCTTTAG